Below is a genomic region from Oligoflexia bacterium.
GGAGCAGGTCCCAAGGGTTTGGCTGTTCGCCAATTAAAGTGGTACGCGAGCTGGGTTCAGAACGTCGTGAGACAGTTCGGTCCTTATCTTCTGTGGTCGTAGGTAATTTGAGGAGAGCTATTCCTAGTACGAGAGGACCGGAATGGACGAACCTCTGGTGTTCCAGTTGTCGCGCCAGCGGCAGTGCTGGGTAGCTATGTTCGGAACGGATAACCGCTGAAAGCATCTAAGCGGGAAGCCAACTCCAAGATTAGATTACCCTGGGCCTTCGGGCCCCTAAAGTCCCCTTATAGACTATGAGGTTGATAGGCCGGGTGTGTACGCGCCGTAAGGCGTTTAGCTAACCGGTACTAATAGGACGTGAGGCTTACCTTTATTTTCTTTTGAAATTCATCTCAAGAGACTGTCGTTTTGGTCATATATCAATTTTCAAAATTTTACGTTTTGACACTTTGCTGGTGTCTATAGCGACGAGGTCACACCTGATCCCTTTCCGAACTCAGAAGTTAAGCTCGTCAGCGGCGATGGTACTGCACGGGAAACCGTGTGTGAGAGTAGCACGATGCCAGCATTTTTTTTAAGCCCGTAAGAAATTACGGGCTTATTTTTTTGGGAAATAAATTTCATGGCAATTCGAATTACACGGTAATAATCTTTAACAATGACGATTCCATTTAATAAAATGTCTGTTGTTGGTAATGAAGAAAAGTATCTGCTTGAAGCACTACATTCTGGCAAATGGTGCGGTCGAGGACCCAAAACAATTGCACTTGAAAATCTGCTTAAAGAAATCTGTAAGGTTAAATATGTTTTTTTTGTCACCAGCTGCACTTCTGCTCTTGAGATTAGTTGTTTAATTTCAAATATTGGCCCTGGTGATGAAGTTATAATGCCGAGTTTTGGCTTTGTATCCGCGGCCAATGCTGTCGTGCTTAGAGGTGCTAAACCTATTTTTGCTGATGTCGAATTAGATTCATGGAATTTATCAGCGCGTACTGTTGCACCCTTATTAACCACAAAAACAAAGGCTATATTAACTGTCCACTATGCTGGTTCAAGTGCGGGTATTGAAGATTTGCGAGAATTGTGTAAGCAAAATAAATTATTTTTAATCGAAGATGCTGCGCAATCTTTGGGGGCAAAAAGATCTGGTAAATTCATCGGCCCGACACCGTGGACAACCTGCTTTAGTTTGCATGAGACAAAAAATATTTCCTCAGGTGAAGGTGGTTTACTCATGACAGATTCTGAAGAAATAGCCTCAAAAGTGGAAATTCAAATCGAAAAAGGTACAAATAGGCAGAAGTTTTTTAGAGGAGAAATCGACAAGTATACTTGGGTAGATCGCGGTTCAAGTTATATTGCATCGGATCTATTAGCTGCAGTAGCTCTTGGTCAAGTTGAAAAGCTTAAGGAAATTACGAGTAAACGAAAATCTTTTTATGAACGTTATAAAAATGGGCTCGCAGAGTTTGAAGGAAAAATCACTTGGCAAAAAACAACTTCAGATGTTGAAACTAACGGCCATGTTGCAGCATTTACAGTTGATCCCCAGGTAAGGGCAAAGCTTATTTCGCAATTAAAAGAAAAAGGTATTGGAGTTACTTTTCACTATGTGCCGCTTCATGACGCGCCGTTTGCCAAAGAGAATGGTTTTAGTCCAACTAAAGATCTTCCTAACACTCGTCTTATTTCTGAAGGGCTCATTCGATTGCCGATTTACTATTCTATGACTGAACATGATGTTGAACATGTACTTCAGACAGTTCGTTCTGTAATAAATAAAATTTAACCAGAGACATTTTTTTTTGAATATTTAGATAAAGATATTTTATTAATATTTAGACAATAGCACGGTTTCAATTTTGGTTGAGTGACTCAGTGGTTGTTTTTGGAATCAGCGGTTTTGGTATTGGGTATCATAGTATTTTTTGTATTCTCCTGTTTGAACATTATTGAGCCATTGGGTGTTTTCTAAATACCAATTAATTGTGCGTTGTAATCCTTCATCAAAAGATGTTTTTGGGCGCCATCCGAGTTCATTTTTAATTTTTGAACTATCAATTGCATAGCGCCTGTCGTGTCCAGGTCTGTCTTTAACATAAGTTATGAGAGAGTCTGGCTTCTTGAGTTGGGTTAGGATTCGTTTCACAATTTGAATATTAGGCCATTC
It encodes:
- the rffA gene encoding dTDP-4-amino-4,6-dideoxygalactose transaminase produces the protein MTIPFNKMSVVGNEEKYLLEALHSGKWCGRGPKTIALENLLKEICKVKYVFFVTSCTSALEISCLISNIGPGDEVIMPSFGFVSAANAVVLRGAKPIFADVELDSWNLSARTVAPLLTTKTKAILTVHYAGSSAGIEDLRELCKQNKLFLIEDAAQSLGAKRSGKFIGPTPWTTCFSLHETKNISSGEGGLLMTDSEEIASKVEIQIEKGTNRQKFFRGEIDKYTWVDRGSSYIASDLLAAVALGQVEKLKEITSKRKSFYERYKNGLAEFEGKITWQKTTSDVETNGHVAAFTVDPQVRAKLISQLKEKGIGVTFHYVPLHDAPFAKENGFSPTKDLPNTRLISEGLIRLPIYYSMTEHDVEHVLQTVRSVINKI